AAGCCGCCCTTGTGGGCGGCTTTCTGAAAAAGCTAGGCTTATTAGCGTTTAGTCGTGGTAGCCGCGGCAGGCGCCACCGTAATGTTGGGCTCGTACTTGATCCAATCGAGCTGGCCAGGTTTGCCGCCTTCTTTTTTGCGGAGGAAGTACACCTTGTCATCATCTTGGCGGCGACCGAAGGTTACGGAGCCAAAGCAGTCGTCACATTTGATGTCGCAGTACTTGAACTTATCCTGGGCCACACGGCTGGTCAGGCGCAAGTTCACAGAGCCACACAGGCCGCACGCTGGCACATCGGGAAAGCTCAGTTTTTCGTGCTCGGTGAGCAGTTCGTGCAAATCGGTGCCAGTGGCATTGAAGTGGTAGCTACGGTTACCGATCTTCTTGGTAATCATCATCTCTAACATGGGAGCAGAAGTTAGTTTACAGAATATAGAACATCATTGGCGACGTTTTCGAGCCATAAATTACTAAAAATATTTGCCTATTTACTAAATATATAAGCAAATTATTAGCTTCTATTTTATGCAGTTGGTAAGTTGTTGTTAAATAGTATTTTAAGTAAATAAATGCGCTAGTGCATCATTGATTCACTTAGCAAAAAGATGAACCCCTACTAATCGACATAGCCTAGGTGCTCACATCCTATATAGAATATTATTTTTTATAAATTTCTTGTGAGTGTCTTATCTGTGAGAACCTGGTGAATTTTTTGCCAGGGCGTCGTTGTATCCTTATTGGAGAGATATTAAGCGATGCTATGGAGCCCGAAGAAACGTTTTTAGAGAATGCCGCTACAATGGTAAAATATGGTAAAATGGAGTTGCAGCAATTCCTAGACTGGACGGATTGTCATAAACCGTACGGCGTCAGGGCCAAAGCGCTGGTTAAGAGGCTAGAGGAATTGGCAATGGAGATGAAAACCTTGCAGAAAGAATACAAGTCCCGCTAGGTCTTGCTCGACGCAATACGACCTAGGTTGGTGAATAGCAGTAAGAAGCCGGATATCGTCCGGCTTTTCGCTTTGATGATAATCAGGTCTTTTAGCTTACCTGTGTAGATCAGCGGCTGCCACTAGATTTTCACTTGGTCCACAGTAACTCGTGAGCCTAAACGATGGCTATAAAGCACAGTGCAGGAATCCAGTAGCGCCTCTGACCAGCGGCTCCGCAGCATCAGAGCGGAGCTAGGTGCTTGAGCTACTCCGCTTCCTGTAAATGCAAACGCCTCTCCTGAATGGAGAGGCGTTTGCATTTACAGGAAGTATAAGCAAGAATTTAGTGCTGCTTCAAACGGTGGCGGCTGAGCGTCGCTAGGTAAGCTGGCGAGGGCAGCGCCTGATCATCGGCATCCATGCGAGCTAGGTCCTCAATCTGGATTTCGCCGTTGATATAAGCCTGAAGGTTTTCTATGACGGCAGGAGCAGGCGGATTGCCGCTCATGGTAGCAACAGATAAGCCCCACTCAGCATATCGCTGTCGTTGGCGGCGGGCGGTAAGTTCATCCGCCGGCAGGTCCGACGGGAAAGCGGTAAAGTATGACTTAGGCATAAGCTACGAATATAGTTGTATTATTCGAGGCCTGTTATACAAATCATGTGCCGCTTCCTGAGCTTTATAGCTATACTTATATTTTGCTTCTTACTGTTGGATAATCAAGGGTTTAAGTGGTAGTCAGCCAAGCAATAGCCTGGGATTCCGTGTCGAAATAGCGGTAAGTCATGGGCAGATTGCGTACGGCCGTTACTACCGTTGCAGTAGCAAGCCGGGCAAACACATCCTGCGCCAAAATAACCGCTCCGAAGCGGTAGCCGCCCTCAAGAATCGTGAGAGGCAACCATTCCTGCATCACAAAATGCTGCTCATCGGGGGTGAAGGGTGTCATCAGGCGCTGGTCAATTAACAAGCGTCCGTCGCCACGACGAGCAATCAGCCGGGTCGTATGACCAAGCAGGGACCGTAGCTCATCTCCTTTGCGGAGGCCTCGCTGGTACGTCAGGCGGGCAAAGCCTAATGGGTCCTCGCTGGAATACCCCACCCGATTTTCGTAGTAAATACGCAAGAAAAGTAGCGGAGGGTAAGTGAGCCTCCTATGCCAAAGGGAACAAAAACTACGCCATCAACTGCTTGTCAGGCAATGTTATAGAAGCTAGGTGGTGGTTCTGCTTGCGACTTTACCGGCGGGCTAGCTTACTTTGATGGCCTGGGCCGGCTGCGTAGTAGCAGGGTTTTTCGGCAGAATTACTGTCAGAATTCCGTCGGTGTACTGCGCTGTGATGTCGGCTGGTACTACCTTGCCATTGAGTTGGAAAGAGCGCTCAAAAGAAGCATTGCGGAACTCGCGGCGTGTGTAGTAAGCGCTGGTTGCCGCCGCATCCGCTGGCTCTTCGGGACCTTGGTAGGCGATGGTCAACACGTCGTCTTTCACGGTCAATGCAAAGTTGTCTTTTACCAGGCCGGCCGCAAAGAGCGACAAAACGTAGCGGTCCTCCGCGTCTTCGATGTTGACGGGTACCAGTTGGAGTCTTCCGGCTGGCCAACCGCCGTGCCGGTGCCGACCCCAGCCCCAGCGCCGCCCGTGGCCGCAACTGTAACCGCGGCCGCGTGGGTCGCCATGAAATTGTTGTTCTGCTTCTGCTCGATTTGCTTGTTGATTGTACATGATTTGAGGTAGTTAAGAAAGGATTGATAAAAAGGAAGGACCTAGCTTACTGCGGTTGCTGTGCGTCAGTAGTTGGGTTCGGCGCAAGTGGCCTAGTGGGTGGCGCAGCAGGCGGCGTTATGTTCCGGTTGGGGTAGCGACTACCGTAGACATCACTGGCGCAAGTGCGCCAGCCGCCGTGCCTTCCCCCGAAATAGCCTCTTGAGGTGTCGTCCCACCCGAAGCGGCGATGCCGAGCTAAAGCGCTCAGGCTGAAAAAGGTGGCTAGTGCCACAACAATGGCAATGGTTACGCGGGCAATTCGCATGATGGTAGGGGAGAAAAGGGTGAAAGGAGTAAAGCCGCCGTACTAAGCAACTTGCACATGACTAACAGGGCCATTACCAGCGATGGGCGCGCGGTACCACTGCCCATCGATGGGCACAGGCGCAAAGGGAAAAGGAGCGTAGCTAGCCCACCGTCCGCGTCGCCCAAAACGACGGCCACGCCAGCCGCCCGTAATGAGGCGTACTAGCAAGCTGAGCAGTCCGACAAACAGTAAGAACCGGAAGAAGAAAGGGAAGAAAAAAAGCAGTGTGCCAGCGAGTAAGCCAATGCCAACTGCGCGAAG
This Hymenobacter sp. GOD-10R DNA region includes the following protein-coding sequences:
- a CDS encoding Hsp20/alpha crystallin family protein produces the protein MYNQQANRAEAEQQFHGDPRGRGYSCGHGRRWGWGRHRHGGWPAGRLQLVPVNIEDAEDRYVLSLFAAGLVKDNFALTVKDDVLTIAYQGPEEPADAAATSAYYTRREFRNASFERSFQLNGKVVPADITAQYTDGILTVILPKNPATTQPAQAIKVS